From a single Ailuropoda melanoleuca isolate Jingjing unplaced genomic scaffold, ASM200744v2 unplaced-scaffold2905, whole genome shotgun sequence genomic region:
- the LOC117798231 gene encoding guanine nucleotide-binding protein G(i) subunit alpha-2-like: protein MHCTMGAKDKVVAQHFKMINKNRKDSKNVAQEVKLLHLGAKESGKNTIFKQMKIIHEDNYLEEECWQYHAVLYNNTIQSIMAIVKAMGNLRINFSSLFCIDEARG, encoded by the coding sequence ATGCACTGCACCATGGGTGCCAAGGACAAGGTGGTTGCCCAGCACTTCAAGATGATCAACAAAAACCGGAAAGACAGCAAGAATGTGGCACAGGAGGTGAAGTTGCTACATTTGGGTGCTAAGGAGTCAGGGAAGAACACCATTTTCAAGCAGATGAAGATCATCCATGAGGACAACTACTTGGAAGAAGAATGCTGGCAGTACCATGCAGTCCTCTACAACAACACCATCCAGTCCATCATGGCCATTGTCAAAGCTATGGGCAATCTGAGGATTAACTTTTCCAGTCTCTTTTGCATCGATGAGGCTAGGGGATAA